A single window of Rhizobium indicum DNA harbors:
- a CDS encoding DUF1223 domain-containing protein has translation MSPRFLIPLIAGVVLSGPLQAEDGTPKGVVELFTSQGCSSCPPADAAFRKLVNQGDVIALAYHVDYWNYLGWADTLSSKENTERQYGYAKTMGRSNVYTPQAIVNGRDHLAGADLNGINSKIDTYSSEGNGLTVPISAAMRGDELEIKIGAGQGKANVVMVYFDKEKTIDVEKGENSGQKISYLHSVTNVETVGMWDGKATSLTLPASVLQRPQLEGCAILLQSATADGDPAAILGATVVMAGKNI, from the coding sequence ATGTCCCCCCGTTTTTTGATTCCGCTGATTGCCGGCGTTGTTCTCTCAGGCCCGCTACAGGCCGAAGACGGCACGCCGAAAGGTGTCGTCGAACTCTTCACGTCGCAGGGCTGCTCCTCCTGTCCTCCCGCTGATGCCGCTTTCCGCAAGCTGGTGAACCAGGGCGATGTCATTGCGCTCGCCTATCATGTCGATTACTGGAACTATCTCGGCTGGGCCGATACGCTGAGCTCCAAGGAAAACACCGAGCGGCAGTATGGCTATGCCAAAACGATGGGCCGCAGCAACGTCTACACGCCGCAGGCCATCGTCAATGGACGCGACCATCTGGCCGGCGCCGATCTGAATGGCATCAACAGCAAGATCGACACCTATAGCAGCGAAGGCAACGGGCTGACCGTTCCGATCAGTGCCGCGATGCGCGGCGACGAGCTGGAGATCAAGATCGGCGCGGGACAAGGCAAAGCCAATGTCGTCATGGTCTATTTCGATAAGGAAAAGACGATCGACGTCGAAAAAGGCGAGAACAGCGGCCAGAAGATCTCCTATCTGCACAGCGTCACCAATGTCGAAACCGTCGGCATGTGGGACGGCAAGGCGACCAGTCTGACGCTGCCGGCCAGCGTCCTGCAGCGGCCGCAGCTCGAGGGCTGCGCCATCCTGCTGCAATCGGCGACCGCAGACGGCGATCCGGCGGCGATCCTTGGCGCGACCGTGGTGATGGCTGGCAAAAATATCTGA
- a CDS encoding DUF2794 domain-containing protein, which yields MTDQPDLRHGESRSVDHSSSVVVDLREYKQSKDPLPVTFHRRELDAILWIYGRMVGDGEWRDYAIDHLKDRAVFSVFKRSGEMPLFRIEKNPKLAAKQGAYSVISVNGTILKRGHELNQVLKVFDKALKLVDK from the coding sequence ATGACAGATCAGCCGGATTTGCGACACGGCGAAAGCCGTTCCGTCGACCACAGTTCCTCAGTCGTCGTCGATCTCAGGGAATACAAACAAAGCAAGGACCCGCTTCCGGTGACCTTCCACCGGCGCGAACTGGACGCGATCCTCTGGATCTACGGCCGGATGGTCGGTGATGGTGAATGGCGCGACTACGCCATCGATCACCTGAAGGACAGGGCGGTCTTTTCCGTTTTCAAGCGTTCCGGCGAAATGCCGCTCTTCCGCATCGAGAAAAACCCGAAGCTCGCCGCCAAGCAGGGCGCCTATTCCGTGATCAGCGTCAACGGCACGATCCTGAAGCGCGGTCACGAGCTGAACCAGGTGCTGAAGGTCTTCGACAAGGCCCTGAAGCTCGTCGACAAGTAA
- a CDS encoding GNAT family N-acetyltransferase, translating to MSFLLRDASNADIPAIADIYRESVLNGVASYEIVPPSEAEMAQRFAAIVGQQYPYIAAIGTDGALLGYAYASAFRTRPAYRWLVEDSIYLAPQARGRGIGKALLAELIIRCTTLGFRQMAAVIGGASPASIALHRTAGFEEVGLMKGTGYKHGRWLDTMFMQRALGEGMSTDPDPSTYPGTLFNG from the coding sequence ATGTCCTTCCTCCTGCGCGATGCTTCGAACGCCGATATTCCCGCCATTGCCGATATCTATCGCGAATCGGTCCTGAACGGCGTCGCGAGCTATGAGATCGTGCCGCCCTCCGAGGCCGAGATGGCGCAACGCTTTGCGGCCATCGTCGGCCAGCAATATCCCTATATCGCAGCCATCGGCACGGACGGGGCCTTGCTCGGCTACGCCTACGCCTCGGCCTTCCGCACGCGTCCTGCCTATCGCTGGCTGGTCGAGGATTCGATTTATCTGGCGCCGCAAGCCCGCGGCCGCGGCATCGGCAAGGCGCTGCTCGCCGAACTGATCATCCGTTGCACCACCCTCGGCTTTCGTCAGATGGCAGCCGTCATCGGCGGCGCCAGCCCCGCCTCGATCGCGCTTCATCGCACGGCCGGCTTCGAGGAGGTTGGTCTGATGAAGGGCACCGGCTACAAGCACGGCCGCTGGCTGGATACGATGTTCATGCAGCGCGCCCTCGGCGAAGGCATGAGCACAGATCCGGACCCGTCGACCTATCCCGGCACGCTGTTTAACGGCTGA
- a CDS encoding Bax inhibitor-1/YccA family protein: MADLRNYQSRAQTGEMIDQGLRAYMLKVYNLMALGLAITGVAAYLSFQFAFANGELTAFGQAIYLSPLKWVVILAPLALVFFLSFRINTMTVAAAQTTFAVYAALVGLSLSSIFLIYTGQSVVQTFFVTAASFGALSLYGYTTKRNLSAMGSFLMMGLFGLIIASIVNIFLASSAVQFAISVLGVLIFAGLTAYDTQRIKELYLEADDVAVAGRKAIMGALTLYLDFINLFMFLLQFMGNRK; this comes from the coding sequence ATGGCTGATCTTCGTAACTATCAAAGCCGCGCTCAGACCGGCGAGATGATTGATCAAGGCCTGCGCGCTTATATGCTCAAGGTCTACAACCTGATGGCGCTGGGTCTGGCGATCACCGGTGTGGCCGCATATCTGTCGTTCCAATTCGCCTTCGCCAATGGTGAGCTGACCGCTTTCGGTCAGGCGATCTATTTGAGCCCGCTGAAGTGGGTGGTCATCCTGGCGCCGCTGGCTCTGGTGTTCTTCCTGAGCTTCCGGATCAATACGATGACGGTGGCCGCCGCCCAGACGACCTTTGCGGTCTACGCCGCGCTCGTCGGCCTGTCGCTCTCGTCGATCTTCCTGATCTACACGGGCCAGAGCGTCGTTCAGACCTTTTTCGTCACCGCCGCCTCCTTCGGCGCGCTGTCGCTTTACGGCTACACGACGAAGCGTAACCTGTCGGCGATGGGCTCGTTCCTGATGATGGGTCTGTTCGGCCTGATCATCGCCTCGATCGTCAACATCTTCCTGGCGTCGTCTGCCGTGCAGTTCGCGATCTCGGTGCTCGGCGTGCTGATCTTCGCAGGCCTCACCGCCTACGATACGCAGCGGATCAAGGAATTGTACCTGGAAGCCGATGACGTCGCCGTGGCCGGTCGCAAGGCGATCATGGGTGCGCTGACGCTCTATCTCGACTTCATCAACCTCTTCATGTTCCTGCTGCAGTTCATGGGCAACCGTAAATAA
- a CDS encoding ABC transporter permease produces MRIITPRVSLAFRLALRELRGGIRGFYIFLACIALGTGAIAAVNSVSQSITDTIASQGQELLAGDVRFELNNREATPQEIGFLEGLGTVSVSTGLRSMARKPDGSDQALVEVKAVDDAYPLYGKFVAEPDYPLAALLSGQGGTYGAVAAPLLLDRLGLAVGDELLLGNVKLSITGTVKTEPDALSEGFGFAPRLLVSRQALQASGLIQTGSLVEHAYKIRLDDKAAMSGIQARASKEFPSAGWAIRTSDRAAPSLTENITRFSQFLTLVGLTALIVGGVGVANAVRAFLDSKRTTIATFKCLGAPAQVVVLIYLFQIAIIALGGILIGLVIGALSPMLAAQFLAQFLPVSTVPTLYPGALLLATLFGILTTLAFAILPLGHAREVPATALFREQGFEARHLPSWPYILLAALFMAALAGLAILTAYDRFIAVVFVGAIVFAFVVLRLVAALIAWLARRSPRVNSPALRLAIGNIHRPGALTPSVVLSLGLGLALLVTLTLIDGNLRQQLTGRMNEGAPNFFFVDIQSAEVGAFRNLVQAQAPQGKLVEVPMLRGRIIAFNGEDVTKMNVPASGRWVLNGDRGITYAETLPENAALTEGKWWDKDYSGEPLVSFSSEEAHELGLKLGDTVTVNVLGRNITAKIANLRRVEWESLSINFVMVFSPNTFRGAPHAWLATLTDPSSTPAEDAAILKSVTNTYPTITSVRVKDAIDIVNQLVAQLATAIRAAASVALIASILVLAGALAAGNRARTHDAVVLKTLGATRAMLIRAFSYEYLILGLATAIFALIAGSVAAWFIVARIMRLPSTFLPDVAGLTLVTALVLTVGIGLIGTWRILGQKAAPVLREL; encoded by the coding sequence ATGAGGATCATCACGCCACGCGTCTCCCTCGCTTTTCGCCTGGCGCTGCGCGAGCTGCGCGGCGGCATCCGCGGCTTTTACATCTTCCTTGCCTGCATCGCGCTCGGCACCGGCGCCATCGCCGCCGTTAATTCCGTTTCGCAGTCGATCACCGACACGATCGCCTCGCAGGGGCAGGAACTGCTGGCCGGCGACGTCCGTTTCGAACTCAACAATCGCGAAGCCACACCTCAGGAAATAGGTTTCCTCGAAGGCCTCGGCACCGTTTCGGTGTCAACAGGCCTGCGCTCGATGGCCCGCAAGCCCGACGGTTCCGATCAGGCGCTGGTCGAGGTCAAGGCCGTCGATGACGCCTACCCGCTCTACGGCAAGTTCGTGGCCGAGCCGGACTATCCGCTTGCAGCACTGCTTTCGGGCCAAGGCGGCACCTATGGTGCGGTCGCAGCCCCGCTGCTTCTCGATCGGCTCGGGCTTGCGGTCGGCGACGAATTGCTGCTCGGCAACGTCAAGCTCAGCATCACCGGCACGGTGAAAACCGAGCCGGACGCACTGTCGGAAGGTTTTGGCTTTGCGCCGCGTCTGCTCGTCAGCCGCCAGGCGCTCCAAGCCTCCGGGCTGATCCAGACGGGAAGCCTGGTCGAACACGCCTACAAGATCCGGCTGGACGACAAGGCCGCGATGTCGGGCATCCAGGCGCGCGCCTCGAAGGAATTCCCCTCCGCCGGCTGGGCGATCCGCACCAGCGACCGCGCCGCGCCCTCGCTCACCGAAAACATCACCCGCTTCTCGCAGTTCCTGACCCTGGTCGGCCTCACCGCGCTGATCGTCGGCGGCGTCGGTGTCGCCAATGCAGTGCGCGCCTTCCTCGATTCCAAACGCACCACCATCGCCACTTTCAAATGTCTCGGTGCGCCGGCGCAGGTCGTCGTTCTGATCTATCTCTTCCAGATCGCCATCATCGCTCTCGGCGGGATCCTGATCGGCCTCGTCATCGGCGCCCTGTCGCCGATGCTTGCCGCGCAATTCCTGGCACAATTCCTGCCGGTCTCGACCGTGCCGACCCTCTATCCCGGCGCCCTGCTGCTGGCGACGCTCTTCGGCATCCTGACGACGCTCGCCTTTGCCATCCTGCCGCTCGGCCACGCTCGCGAAGTGCCTGCTACCGCGCTGTTCCGCGAGCAAGGCTTCGAGGCCCGCCACCTGCCCTCCTGGCCCTACATCCTGCTAGCCGCCCTGTTCATGGCCGCCCTTGCCGGCCTTGCCATCCTCACCGCCTATGACCGCTTCATCGCCGTCGTCTTCGTCGGCGCGATCGTTTTCGCCTTTGTCGTCCTGCGCCTGGTCGCCGCGCTGATCGCCTGGCTCGCGCGCCGCAGCCCGCGCGTCAATTCGCCGGCACTGCGGCTTGCGATCGGCAACATCCACCGCCCCGGCGCACTGACGCCCTCAGTCGTGCTCTCGCTCGGCCTTGGCCTCGCATTGCTGGTGACGCTGACCCTGATCGACGGGAACCTGCGCCAGCAGCTGACCGGCCGCATGAACGAGGGTGCGCCGAACTTCTTCTTCGTCGATATCCAGAGCGCCGAGGTCGGCGCCTTCCGCAATCTCGTCCAGGCGCAAGCGCCGCAGGGCAAGCTTGTCGAAGTGCCGATGCTGCGCGGCCGGATCATCGCCTTCAACGGCGAGGACGTCACCAAGATGAACGTGCCGGCCTCCGGCCGCTGGGTGCTGAACGGCGATCGCGGCATAACCTATGCCGAAACCCTGCCGGAGAACGCCGCCCTCACCGAAGGCAAATGGTGGGACAAGGATTACAGCGGCGAGCCGCTCGTCTCCTTCTCCTCGGAAGAGGCGCATGAACTCGGCCTCAAGCTCGGCGATACGGTGACCGTCAACGTGCTCGGCCGCAACATCACGGCGAAGATCGCCAATCTGCGCCGCGTCGAGTGGGAATCGCTGTCGATCAATTTCGTCATGGTTTTCTCGCCGAATACCTTCCGCGGCGCCCCGCATGCGTGGCTGGCGACGCTGACCGATCCCTCTTCGACACCGGCCGAAGATGCGGCGATCCTGAAATCCGTCACCAACACCTATCCGACGATCACCAGTGTGCGCGTCAAGGACGCGATCGATATCGTCAACCAGCTGGTCGCACAGCTCGCGACCGCAATCCGCGCTGCGGCCTCGGTCGCCCTGATCGCCTCGATCCTCGTCCTTGCCGGCGCGCTTGCCGCCGGAAACCGGGCGCGCACCCACGATGCGGTGGTGCTGAAGACGCTCGGTGCCACGCGCGCCATGCTGATCCGCGCCTTCAGCTACGAATATCTGATCCTCGGCCTCGCGACTGCGATCTTCGCGCTGATCGCCGGCAGCGTCGCCGCCTGGTTCATCGTCGCCCGCATCATGCGTCTGCCGTCGACCTTTCTGCCCGACGTGGCGGGACTGACGCTCGTCACAGCACTCGTCCTCACCGTCGGCATCGGCCTTATCGGCACCTGGCGCATCCTCGGGCAGAAGGCGGCCCCCGTCTTGCGCGAGCTTTGA
- a CDS encoding ABC transporter ATP-binding protein, translating into MAKTIIELKGADLTLGSAAASVHVLKGIDLDIAAGESVGIVGPSGSGKSTLLMVLAGLERLDSGEININDTPLHSLSEDQVADFRGRNIGIVFQSFHLIANMTALENVAVPLELANVSNAFEIAHRELKSVGLGERLHHYPGQLSGGEQQRVAIARALAPSPALLIADEPTGNLDTETGRQIADLLFSKQAERGTTLLLVTHDVSLANRCSRQIRVRSGRIEGDSAARRSEAAIA; encoded by the coding sequence TTGGCAAAAACCATTATCGAGTTGAAGGGCGCCGATCTGACCCTTGGTAGCGCAGCCGCCTCCGTCCATGTGCTGAAGGGCATCGATCTCGATATCGCGGCCGGTGAATCCGTTGGCATCGTCGGCCCTTCCGGTTCCGGCAAATCGACCCTGCTGATGGTGCTTGCCGGGCTGGAAAGGCTCGACAGCGGTGAAATCAACATCAACGATACGCCGCTCCATAGCCTCAGCGAGGACCAGGTCGCCGATTTCCGCGGCCGCAACATCGGCATCGTCTTCCAGTCCTTTCACCTGATCGCCAACATGACGGCGCTGGAAAACGTCGCCGTGCCGCTCGAGCTCGCCAATGTCAGCAACGCCTTCGAGATCGCTCATCGCGAGCTGAAATCGGTCGGGCTCGGCGAACGGCTGCACCACTATCCCGGTCAGCTTTCCGGCGGTGAACAGCAGCGCGTGGCAATTGCCAGGGCGCTCGCCCCCTCGCCTGCCCTGCTGATCGCCGACGAGCCGACCGGCAATCTCGACACCGAGACCGGCCGCCAGATCGCCGACCTTCTGTTCTCCAAGCAGGCTGAACGCGGCACGACCCTGCTTCTCGTCACCCACGACGTCTCGCTCGCAAACCGATGCTCGCGCCAGATTCGCGTCCGCTCCGGCAGGATCGAAGGCGACAGCGCCGCCCGCCGCAGCGAAGCGGCGATCGCATGA
- a CDS encoding arylesterase has product MRFKVAALQFTVIAVSLALATAANARTINLVGFGDSLMAGYQLPLGDGFPEKLQAALKAKGLDVTIANAGVSGDTTTAGLARVDWSVPDGTDGVILELGANDALRGIPPEESEKNLDQMITRLKARGIAVLLAGIIAPPNMGADYAARFNPIYQKLSEKHKLPLYAFFLDGVALEAGLKLEDGMHPNAKGVDVMVEKMEPAVTNFVETISSVKK; this is encoded by the coding sequence ATGAGATTTAAAGTTGCCGCCCTTCAATTCACCGTCATCGCCGTCTCGCTGGCCCTTGCCACTGCAGCCAATGCCCGGACAATCAATCTCGTCGGCTTTGGAGACAGTTTGATGGCGGGCTATCAGCTGCCGCTCGGCGACGGCTTTCCAGAAAAGCTGCAGGCGGCCCTGAAGGCGAAGGGGCTCGATGTCACCATTGCCAATGCCGGGGTCTCCGGCGACACGACGACAGCAGGGCTTGCGCGCGTCGACTGGTCGGTGCCCGACGGCACCGATGGCGTCATTCTCGAGCTGGGCGCCAATGATGCGTTGCGTGGTATCCCGCCGGAGGAGAGCGAGAAGAATCTCGATCAGATGATTACCCGGTTAAAGGCGCGCGGGATTGCCGTGCTGCTCGCCGGTATCATAGCGCCGCCGAACATGGGAGCGGATTATGCCGCACGATTCAACCCGATCTATCAGAAACTCTCGGAAAAACATAAGCTTCCACTCTATGCCTTCTTCCTCGACGGCGTCGCGCTGGAGGCCGGGTTGAAGCTTGAAGACGGCATGCATCCAAATGCGAAAGGTGTCGACGTCATGGTCGAAAAGATGGAGCCTGCTGTCACAAATTTCGTCGAAACGATTTCTTCTGTGAAGAAATAG
- the thpR gene encoding RNA 2',3'-cyclic phosphodiesterase, which yields MPRLFTALEIPRNAAMSLSLLRGGLPGARWIDVENYHITLRFIGDVDGRTADEIVERLDRIDRPEFQFRLEGIGSFGSKKPHSVWAGVSQSPEMYALQGEIERICQRIGLPPDPRKFMPHVTLARLKSSRLDDVVQYLAGRGNFHTATFTAPRFVLLSSRESVGGGPYLTEEVFPLHEARSTPSVSSSLQQPVKSLV from the coding sequence ATGCCGAGACTGTTTACCGCCCTCGAAATTCCGCGCAATGCGGCGATGAGTCTTTCATTGCTGCGCGGTGGCCTCCCCGGAGCACGATGGATCGATGTGGAGAATTACCACATCACCCTGCGCTTCATCGGTGATGTCGACGGCCGCACGGCCGATGAAATCGTTGAACGCCTCGACCGGATCGACCGGCCGGAATTCCAGTTCCGGCTGGAAGGCATCGGTTCGTTCGGTTCGAAGAAACCACATTCGGTCTGGGCCGGCGTCTCGCAATCGCCTGAAATGTATGCCCTGCAGGGCGAGATCGAGCGCATCTGCCAGCGCATCGGCCTGCCGCCGGATCCCCGCAAATTCATGCCGCATGTGACGCTGGCGCGGCTCAAATCCTCGCGGCTCGACGATGTCGTGCAATATCTGGCCGGACGCGGCAACTTCCACACAGCAACCTTCACCGCACCGCGCTTCGTGCTGCTTTCGTCGCGCGAATCGGTCGGTGGAGGGCCTTACCTCACCGAGGAAGTGTTCCCGCTGCACGAGGCACGCTCGACGCCCAGCGTTTCGAGCAGCCTGCAGCAGCCGGTCAAGAGCCTGGTGTAG
- a CDS encoding low molecular weight protein-tyrosine-phosphatase: MKRISILFVCMGNICRSPLAEGIFGHLVAEAGLTGDFTIASAGTGGWHDGDPPDRRSIATAKNHGIDISGQRARRIQSRDFRDFDLILAMDRDNLAALKKSAPHGANIHLFGDTALGTGEDIPDPYYGGPDGFELVYTRLLTGCCRLLETLGVERASCSGNTSSVR; encoded by the coding sequence ATGAAACGCATCAGCATCCTCTTCGTTTGCATGGGCAATATATGCCGTTCTCCGCTCGCGGAGGGAATTTTTGGCCATCTCGTCGCCGAGGCAGGCTTGACCGGCGATTTTACCATCGCTTCCGCCGGCACCGGCGGCTGGCATGACGGCGATCCGCCCGACCGGCGTTCGATCGCCACCGCGAAAAACCACGGCATCGACATATCGGGGCAGCGCGCCCGGCGCATTCAGTCGAGGGATTTCAGGGATTTCGATCTGATCCTCGCCATGGACCGCGACAACCTGGCGGCGCTCAAAAAGAGCGCGCCGCATGGAGCGAATATCCACCTTTTCGGTGATACCGCACTGGGAACGGGAGAGGATATTCCCGATCCCTATTATGGCGGCCCTGATGGTTTCGAGTTGGTCTACACCAGGCTCTTGACCGGCTGCTGCAGGCTGCTCGAAACGCTGGGCGTCGAGCGTGCCTCGTGCAGCGGGAACACTTCCTCGGTGAGGTAA
- a CDS encoding 4a-hydroxytetrahydrobiopterin dehydratase encodes MKMEKLERTAAEAELAELSGWVLNDAGSSISKTFKFANFVEAFGFMTQAALAAEKLNHHPEWFNVYSRVDVTLNTHDAGGLTELDFKLAKAMEKAAARRVV; translated from the coding sequence ATGAAAATGGAAAAACTGGAACGGACGGCAGCCGAGGCTGAGCTGGCCGAGCTTTCGGGCTGGGTGCTCAATGATGCGGGTTCGTCGATATCGAAGACGTTCAAGTTCGCAAATTTCGTCGAGGCTTTCGGCTTCATGACGCAGGCAGCGCTTGCGGCCGAGAAGCTCAACCATCATCCCGAATGGTTCAATGTTTATTCCCGGGTGGATGTCACGCTGAACACGCATGATGCCGGCGGGCTGACGGAGCTGGATTTCAAGCTCGCCAAAGCCATGGAGAAGGCTGCGGCGCGACGTGTCGTTTGA
- a CDS encoding YkvA family protein: protein MDEVKFGEILLPGDEDTQSRREKTVRQKFWPTFRRAVRQIPFSRDVVAGFYCALDSQTPTKVRGVLLAALAYFVMPIDMIPDIFAVIGFSDDIAVLSAAFAMVRGHIRPGHYEAADRVLADRPEEAMKTI, encoded by the coding sequence ATGGACGAGGTCAAATTCGGGGAAATCCTGTTGCCGGGCGACGAGGACACGCAGAGCCGGCGCGAGAAGACCGTCAGGCAGAAATTCTGGCCGACGTTCCGGCGGGCCGTGCGGCAGATCCCGTTCTCGCGCGATGTCGTCGCCGGTTTCTATTGCGCGCTCGATTCGCAGACGCCAACGAAGGTGCGCGGCGTGCTGCTTGCAGCACTCGCCTATTTCGTCATGCCGATCGACATGATCCCGGATATTTTCGCCGTCATCGGCTTTTCCGACGACATCGCCGTGCTTTCGGCCGCTTTCGCCATGGTGCGCGGCCACATCCGGCCGGGCCACTATGAAGCCGCCGACCGCGTTCTCGCCGATCGGCCGGAAGAAGCGATGAAGACGATTTAA
- a CDS encoding sigma-70 family RNA polymerase sigma factor, giving the protein MDAEERQRFAALAKAVADDRDQQAFSILFDYFAPRLKAWLMRQRMTSGEAEELVQEIMIVLWHKAELYDATRSSLSTWLFRIARNRRIDMQRRANTRIFDETDPALQPPADIGAEEMIANDDRDAKIRAAVGQLPEEQRDMLRAAFFLGQSHSEIAEATGLPLGTVKSRIRLAFGKLRKVLEREIA; this is encoded by the coding sequence ATGGATGCCGAGGAAAGACAGCGTTTCGCTGCCCTCGCGAAGGCCGTCGCGGACGATCGCGACCAGCAGGCCTTCTCCATCCTGTTCGACTATTTCGCACCCCGCCTGAAGGCCTGGCTGATGCGCCAGAGGATGACATCAGGCGAGGCCGAGGAACTGGTCCAGGAGATCATGATCGTGCTCTGGCACAAGGCAGAGCTCTACGATGCCACGCGATCTTCCCTTTCGACCTGGCTTTTCCGCATTGCCCGCAACCGCCGCATCGACATGCAGCGCCGCGCCAATACCCGCATCTTCGATGAGACTGATCCGGCCTTGCAACCGCCGGCCGATATCGGCGCGGAAGAAATGATCGCCAATGACGATCGCGACGCCAAGATACGCGCCGCCGTCGGCCAATTGCCGGAGGAACAGCGCGACATGCTGCGCGCCGCCTTCTTCCTCGGTCAATCGCATTCGGAGATCGCCGAAGCGACCGGACTGCCGCTCGGCACGGTAAAGTCGCGTATCCGACTTGCCTTCGGCAAGCTCCGCAAGGTGCTGGAACGCGAAATCGCCTGA
- a CDS encoding invasion associated locus B family protein: MFVKSIVSALALTLVMAGVATAQQAAPNRIQQFQAWGAYSYKSGNSTVCYVLSVPTAKQPASVDHGDNFFIVSQRPGQNISYEPQAMMGYTVKENSKINVVIDNKTFVMFTKDKAGWVENAAQEPALVAAMKTGHSMTVNAVSRKGTGTSYSYSLSGISAALKQIETCK, translated from the coding sequence ATGTTTGTAAAAAGTATCGTATCCGCTCTCGCACTCACCCTTGTTATGGCCGGAGTTGCGACAGCGCAGCAGGCCGCGCCGAACCGCATCCAGCAGTTCCAGGCGTGGGGCGCTTACTCCTACAAGTCGGGCAACAGCACCGTCTGCTACGTGCTTTCCGTTCCGACGGCAAAGCAGCCGGCAAGCGTCGACCACGGCGACAATTTCTTCATCGTCTCTCAGCGTCCGGGCCAGAACATCTCCTACGAACCGCAGGCGATGATGGGCTACACGGTCAAGGAAAATTCGAAGATCAACGTCGTCATCGACAACAAGACCTTCGTGATGTTCACCAAGGACAAGGCCGGATGGGTCGAGAACGCGGCGCAGGAGCCGGCCCTCGTCGCCGCGATGAAGACCGGTCATTCGATGACGGTCAACGCCGTTTCGCGCAAGGGCACCGGCACCTCCTACAGCTACTCGCTCTCGGGTATCTCGGCTGCGCTGAAGCAGATCGAAACCTGCAAGTAA
- the rlmN gene encoding 23S rRNA (adenine(2503)-C(2))-methyltransferase RlmN: MSVMDAIDVIKPQAPRAASGVEKPSLIGLSREEMGAALREKGVAEKQIKMRVSQLWNWIYVRGVSDFDHMTNVAKDMREMLKQHFTIARPEIVEEQVSNDGTRKWLLRFPPRGAGRPVEIEAVYIPEEGRGTLCLSSQVGCTLTCSFCHTGTQRLVRNLTAEEILSQLLLARDRLGDFPDREAPQGTIMPAEGRKVSNIVMMGMGEPLYNFDAVKQALLIATDGDGLSLSRRRVTLSTSGVVPEIFRTGEEIGVMLAISLHAVRDDLRDLLVPINKKYPLKELIEACRSYPGLSNARRITFEYVMLKDVNDGLEDAKGLIKLLKGVPAKINLIPFNPWPGTNYQCSDWEQIEKFADFINSAGYASPIRTPRGRDILAACGQLKSESERMRKTERLAFEAMMIANHGADD, from the coding sequence ATGTCCGTCATGGATGCGATTGATGTCATCAAGCCTCAGGCGCCCCGCGCCGCTTCCGGCGTCGAGAAGCCGTCCCTGATTGGGCTGTCGCGTGAGGAGATGGGCGCGGCACTCCGGGAAAAGGGTGTGGCCGAGAAGCAGATCAAGATGCGCGTCTCGCAGCTCTGGAACTGGATCTATGTGCGCGGCGTCTCCGACTTCGACCATATGACGAATGTCGCCAAGGACATGCGGGAGATGCTGAAGCAGCATTTCACCATCGCGCGTCCCGAGATCGTCGAGGAGCAGGTCTCCAACGACGGCACGCGCAAATGGCTGCTGCGCTTTCCGCCGCGGGGCGCCGGGCGTCCCGTCGAGATCGAGGCCGTCTACATTCCGGAAGAGGGCCGCGGCACGCTCTGTCTTTCCAGCCAGGTCGGCTGCACGCTCACCTGTTCCTTCTGTCATACCGGGACGCAGCGTCTGGTGCGCAACCTGACGGCGGAGGAAATTCTTTCGCAGCTGCTGCTTGCCCGCGACCGGCTTGGGGACTTTCCGGACCGTGAAGCGCCGCAGGGTACGATCATGCCTGCCGAGGGCCGTAAGGTCAGCAACATCGTCATGATGGGCATGGGCGAGCCGCTTTATAACTTCGATGCTGTCAAGCAGGCATTGCTGATCGCAACGGATGGTGACGGCCTGTCGCTGTCCAGGCGCCGCGTGACGCTTTCCACTTCTGGCGTTGTGCCGGAGATCTTCCGCACCGGCGAGGAAATCGGCGTCATGCTGGCGATTTCGCTGCATGCGGTGCGCGACGATCTGCGCGACCTTCTGGTGCCGATCAACAAGAAGTACCCGCTGAAGGAGCTGATCGAGGCCTGCCGGTCCTATCCAGGTCTTTCGAACGCGCGGCGCATCACCTTCGAATATGTGATGCTGAAGGATGTCAACGACGGCCTGGAAGACGCCAAGGGGCTGATCAAGCTCCTGAAAGGCGTGCCGGCGAAGATTAACCTCATTCCGTTCAATCCCTGGCCCGGCACCAATTATCAGTGTTCCGACTGGGAGCAGATCGAGAAGTTCGCCGATTTCATCAATTCGGCAGGTTATGCCTCGCCGATCCGTACGCCGCGCGGCCGCGATATTCTTGCCGCCTGCGGCCAGTTGAAATCGGAATCGGAACGCATGCGCAAGACCGAACGTCTGGCCTTCGAGGCGATGATGATCGCCAATCACGGCGCCGACGACTGA